DNA from Ictidomys tridecemlineatus isolate mIctTri1 chromosome 12, mIctTri1.hap1, whole genome shotgun sequence:
AGAGCTCATCAGCTTCCCAGGAGAGGCCCCTGGGAATGCAGGGCATACAGAGCCCAGAGAGCACCTTGCTCCAGCTCCTCAGGAACTACAAGCTGCTGGGAGGCAGCCCCCACTGGCTAAGGTCCCACTGAAACAAGAAACCCTGGAAGCCCTAGGTCTCAGAGAAGAAGCCGGAGGCCAGGAAGAAGCCAGAAGGGAATCCTTGGAGCCTATACAGGAGGCTGGGCATCAGGCGGGGGCTGAAAGAGATACTCCAGGCTCCACAGGGGAGGCTAGGGGGCAGGTAGAGGCTGAAGGAGATGCCCCAGGTCCTGGAGGGGAGGCCAGGGGACAGGTAGAGGCTGAAGGAGATGCCCCAGGTCCTGGAGGGGAGGCCACAGGACAGGCAGTGGCTAGGGACAATGGAAGGGAAGGCAAAGAGCTTCCAGGAGAAACACTGGAGTCCAAGAACACCCCAAATGAGTTTGAGGTGCATAATATTCAACTGGACAACGATGAGATGTAAGCCTGGAGGAGACGGGCCTGTGTCCCTTGTGTTCTCTGTGAAGGAACATAAGCTCAAAGGGCAGGGGTGTATAGGTTGGAATGAGGACCACCTCTGGCCTTTCTGGCCCCAGTGGATGGCAGGTCTTTCTCTGCAGGTCTTTCTGAGCTTAGGGGGCGCCGTAAGTTAAGGGACAGCTTTCAGGcccaaacaacaaataaacaatgaaatgaaTTCTTCCCCTGGGCCATTTCTCCACCAGTCCATCCCCAATGGGCACAGGGAATTGGCAACTAGACAGGCCTCTTGGAGGGGCAGAAATTAAGCTTTCCCAGTGTGCCTGGGCCTGGGGTGCCAAGACAGCAGAGTCTCTAGTACTAGCTGCAGATAACCCCATGAAGAAGACTCAGTTTACCCCTGGGGCCCAAACAACCTCCTGTTCCCTCTTTACTGGGTTCAGATACCCTGTTCCCTCCTGCAGCTCAGGACAGATGGTCCCTATCACCCTGTCTCTGTGCAACACCCCCCAGTAATATTAGTAATAACTATCATTTTATTGAGAGCCTAGTATATACCAAGTACGATGCTGACATTTTAGGTTGTCTGATTTTTATCCTCATAATAATTCTATGACCAGGCAGAATTAGCCCCATTTGACATAAAAGAGATTGCAGAAGGTGGAGTTAAATAATGGGCCATAAAGTGTCACATGGCTAATAAATGGCAGAATTGAATTCAGACCTCAGGCTGATACCCATGCTCTTGATCACGTTACATGGCGTCACCCTTCCTGTGCCAACTCCATTATGGGAGTTGGCCACAATAGGATTTGGACCATTTGGACCTGACCTACCAGAGGGACAGCAACACTTTGTATCTGGGCCACATTTGCACCTTAACCACACGGCAGACTCTGGGGCAGCCAATGGAAGCAGTATTTTTGGACTATGAGGGCCCCACAGAACCACAGAGTTGGCTCCTGCTCACTGGCCTGTGGTCTGGCATGCTGACTCCTGGCTCTGGGGCCTCTAAGTGGAAcctgcacagagcagaggcttTCCTCGAGGCTTCTGGTTATTTGGATGGATGGCTGGGCTGTGGCAAGAGAGCTCAaggtctctccctctcccctactCGCGGATGATCTATCTTCACAGGGGAAAACTGAGCCTCCCACACAGCTGACCACAAGACCAGGTGCTTCCTGCTGCTGTGGCAGCAACTCCTCTGGGAGTCGTGGAGGTTAATTTGGGGaatggagaaaaagaggaaagaccaTAGTGTTAAAGTCTCAGAGCAGTTTCAACATCAAGAAGGACAAATAGGTGGCCAGAGGAAACTGGCTCAGGGGAAGATTTATTTGATCTGAGGCTCTGCAGGGTGAGATATGGGGAAAGGGAGGGACAAAGGTCACAGGACACAGGCAGAGTCCTTCCCACTGACCACATCTGCCTGGGTTCAGGGCAGCCTGGATGCCAGGCTAGACGAAGGGCGAAGGCAGTGGTAGCCAGTGATGCCAGCCTTCAAGGGAGACGATGAGCCCGTGTCTCCTGCCACATGGCCCTCACACGATGCCATCAAACCCCTGTAGGCCACACTTCTTGCCAGCCACCTGGCAGCCAAAtctcagtgcctcctgcatgctctTGCCTAGAGGAGGGACAATAGT
Protein-coding regions in this window:
- the Cgref1 gene encoding cell growth regulator with EF hand domain protein 1 isoform X1; the encoded protein is MSPWQMRALMLPLLLLPLSQAAPKDGATRPDPEAQQQPLSNPFQPGPEQLRLLQNYLKGLERMEEEPEHMNREQVLLYLFALHDYDQSGQLDGLELLSMLTAALAPRAADFPINPVILVVDKVLETQDLNRDGLMTPAELISFPGEAPGNAGHTEPREHLAPAPQELQAAGRQPPLAKVPLKQETLEALGLREEAGGQEEARRESLEPIQEAGHQAGAERDTPGSTGEARGQVEAEGDAPGPGGEARGQVEAEGDAPGPGGEATGQAVARDNGREGKELPGETLESKNTPNEFEVHNIQLDNDEM
- the Cgref1 gene encoding cell growth regulator with EF hand domain protein 1 isoform X2, whose amino-acid sequence is MVPQGQTLKLSSSPCPTPSSQAQSSSVLLYLFALHDYDQSGQLDGLELLSMLTAALAPRAADFPINPVILVVDKVLETQDLNRDGLMTPAELISFPGEAPGNAGHTEPREHLAPAPQELQAAGRQPPLAKVPLKQETLEALGLREEAGGQEEARRESLEPIQEAGHQAGAERDTPGSTGEARGQVEAEGDAPGPGGEARGQVEAEGDAPGPGGEATGQAVARDNGREGKELPGETLESKNTPNEFEVHNIQLDNDEM